tttagttactaagtttagttaaaattacaaatatgcattcaaataTGGTTACCAAGTTTGTATTCTAATACTAAAGTTCTATAATTGAATGATACTTGAGTGtactttcagataaaaaaaaataaaaaagttgtgccatttaacacacacacactcatatatatatatatatatatatatatatatatgtttgttggtaaaatatacatattaatataaataaaatatgcatttatgcacTATGGGGAAGTTTGACTGGCTGACAAATGTTCTAATCTAAGGTTCGGTGAATGTAGTTCCAGGCTGCTCTTGACTGCATCACACGTCTGTATCACTTTGAATGaaatttcatttgatttcagttatttcaaacgTCCTTACAGTCTACAGCAGCAAAAGAACCAAAACCCACAATGGCACTggccaaacaaataaatatagtaaacaaTTGGATGAAAACGACAGATCATTTCCATGTTAAACATTTGCTTCACAtttggatggaaacccagctattgTTGTGGAACAGCTCAGTTTGCAGCAAATGCTACGAATGTGGGTCACACATTTaacaaatgtactgtaaaatataatgataatctaatattaataaattggtattaatattttgattgtatttaacactttattttacagtgaaatattacagttctGATGTTTCTTATTGTGTTTTTAGTCACAATAAACATAATACAATAAGAaaccaacaacaataataacattattattagttatattgatatattctttttttttttttttttaattgccatgAATTCCCTCCCATCCCCCCCAAACTGTGCATCCTTAGTACTTTCATATTTTTAAACAGACAACTATTAAGTATTGGGGGATATCAATGGTCTAAAGAGGCCTTCTATAaagagtttatatatattttttttttacataaatatgttaTTGAACACATTTCGAAATTTCCCTCTTCAGTCTTGCTAGCTGACAAAGTCTTTTCTGTGTGAAAAATGCAAATTcggtcattatttattcaccctcatgttatttcagATCTTTAAAATATGACTTTACTGTATGTTCTTCATGAAGTcataagaatttttattttttggtgaactattcctttttctTGGGGTTTCTTATGCCTTATAAATGGTAATCTCATTTATAATCTAAAGAACTGcagattgtatttttattgtttaaagcaACTAAATCAGAAAAGCGTTTTGAGCTTGGTCTTGTAATGGTGTTTGTGTGTCTACAGGTGCCGGTGCAGTCGTGGTTTGATGACATGACAGACACCGAGCTGCTGGATTTACTGCCACTGTTTGAAGGCCTGAGCAAAGAGACGGACGTTTACAGTGTGTTACAGAGCCTGAAGGCCAGGTAGCATACGGGTCCAGCACTGCCTCGCAAACACAAACACCCCCTCCAGCTTCTCAGGCCCTGGCCTCTAGAGGACACCACTCACCCAACAAACGCCACTCCATCTCCCTCAATGGACCAACGGCCAACAGAATTCCTTGGCaagcaaatatacagtatacacttagTTCATTTCAACTTTTGATGCAGatttaaagagaaacacaagagttTACTATTCTTAAGTATATTTACCAGGAAAAAGAACAAGACGTACTATTTTCTGGACCGGCGTGAAAACggaacttttcttttttcttctgttcagGCTATGCAGGCAGTCTTTTGAGTGGCGTTATCTGTAGTTCCAACAACTGTGATTTACTTTTTCTCGTTCTCTCGTACCAAGTGCCTTCTGACTTGTTTTTATGGGGACACAAATGAGTTTTTGTACGCTGCATATTTACAGTTCGAAACCTTTAAACAAACACTTGCTGTAAGAGCGAACGTTTGAGTCTTTTGACATTCGTGAAGACTTTTCTGTGACGGTCAGGAGGGCCCTCCATTGGACTGAATGATATTATCggagatgatgatgtcattattttCTTGGGTTCTTGTATGCCTTCGAAAGTATAGCATATAAGCGTTGTGTTCAAAAGAAACGTTTGCATCTATTACCAACTGTGATTtgaattaataatacaatatattgtgaaaaaaaaaaactaaagttgaTCAACAATCCAATACGTCAGGATCTGAAATGAATAatcatcattattaaaataaaagatgcAATCAATATAAAGAATGGCTTACGTTTGTGACTATTTGTGTGCATTGCACTTGATTGAGTTCCAAAGGGATGCTGGGAAGCCATGAGTGGAATACTTAAAATAAGTCGATTGTACACCATCTTTACAGTGCAGTCAATTTAAATATGCTCGGTTTTCCTCAACAAGATTTTGTGTGGAGAATGGAGTGCACAGAAATGTGGGCTGTGTGAAATGTAGTTAATGAGCAAACTCTGAGCGCTCGGTTAGTTTGCTGCATGATCTGCCATGGACTTTAAGCGGTTCTCTTACAGAGCAGCAACCAAAATGCCACTTGTGACAGCAACTAGTCATTTCTGGTGGTAAAACTTGGAGAAAAGTGGGTATTTTCTCACCGTAGCCATGGAAATAAATGTGGTGGCGGTCAGTTGTGcatttatacattattaaattCTCTTCATCTTAGAGTTCGAGAAAGGTAAGAAAggtatttcataaatatttaaatgtgtgtctCTTTATACTGTGAAAGCGAAAAAGTAAAATAGCTCGACCTGTACTGACTCTATTGTTGGTGTAACCTAATGTAAACCATTTCTCTGACTTGCTGATTTAACCTAAtgtaaaccatttctctgaattTGATTCGGCatattttacagaaataaaaaatgtgtcagaAATTCCTGATCACAATGATTAACTTAAGAATATCCGAATATGGTACTTGGGAACTTGTGCGAATCACCTGACCTTGAGCTTTATGCCTTGTGTGTTTTACTTCTTGGGGATGAAAACAGCGCTGTGTGTTTGAGAgtataaaatgaaattttttaattttggtgCTGTCCGAGAAATGTTTGCCTAAGGTGTCTCTGGGACGGTGAATGAAAGGAACAGCTGAATATGAGCTCTGTCATGTTGGGTGGCTGAAATGAGTCATATCTGTTTGCTTTGCTATtgtcatgaatgtgtgtgtgtgtgtgtgcatgtttatgaATGCTGTATACACTGTTTTATGCAGTTAGTAAGGAAAATACTCTTGAATCCTAAAGGTTGCTCATTATACAGTgttaaatgcaggaaaattaattatttattgttccACCAACATATTGCATGGGACAATAAACACTGATTACCTAACTAATGATATTGGGACAAACATAACTAGTTTTGCCTTTTCATTGAGTTTCTTCACATTAGAGCTTTTTATTGTTTGAATCTGAACGTCTTGACATTGAAGAGAGAACATTTTTTTTGAGAGGAGGAAAGAGATCGTCTTGTTCCGTTTAAACAGACTCTTGAAAGGGTGGAAATGAAGGGggaaaaatgaattattttgatTTTGTAGTTAGAGGGTGGGAAATTTGGAAAAGAATCATCACAATCTGTaccaattacattaaaaaaacatatagccATATGTTACACGATTGctgatatattcatatttaacctATGGCAGATGATAGATTAAAGATGGATCTATAGACTGAGAGAAAAATAGACGAATAGATGGATAGAGAAATAGACTTAGATGGGTAGATATTGTAGAAAAGTAGATAGATGTATTATATAGACAGGCAGGTAGGTcggtagatggatagatagaaggATTGATGGACAGATACAGATAGACAGGTAGAGTAATAGATGTGTGTATATAGGTCAGTAGATGAATGGATAGACAGATGTAGGTAGGTATGATACTGTAGGTATGTGCAGGGTTAGATGTATACAGTAGATGTATAAATAGTAGATAGATGAATAAATGCATGGATATAAAGGTTAGACATAGAAAGAGATGGATAGACATATATAATAGAGTGGTAGACAGATGAATGTATAAGACTAACTGTAGATGGATAGGCATACAggtggatatacagtatagatctTGTTAATCAGTAGAACTGCTGTTATCACTCCGGAAAGAACTTTTTGTTCCGGGTTATAAATGCCTTTACACTTTACTGCACACACAATACCTGGAGAGTTTGTTCACCCGCCTCTCTCCGTCTTCCTCAGAATGGCATTCTGGCCTGCAATTAAGGTGCAGCCTCTAAACTTAATGAAGCTCCATTTTGCCACTTATCTTTATTTGTTGGTGGCTGATGGGCCGTCTGCCATAGGAAGCCTCTGATATCTGTCCAAGAGCCTCTCGCAGGGGATTCGTTCGCTCTTTCTCCCCATCTGCTGGAGTGGAAGAGATTAATCACTGTCTCCTCTCTCTGGCTCTCCTGAGTGTCTGCGAGGCGTTCCCGTCTGAAGCGCTCCTTGTGATCTGAGCGTGAAAGAGCTGAGACGCAGAGCTGATGTGAAGAGAATCCAGAGCAGGAGAGAGACTTCAGCTTCAGACCAGCTTGTTTTATATAACTGAGAGAATATGTGATAATAAAGGAGATTCATAATTCATGGAGAAGTTTATGAACTATCAGTTAGTCTTTACTTGTtccaaacatacagtatatgctattcttatttctgtgaaacacaaaattagAAAATATCAGTAATGGTCGCTTTTTTCATGTTAATGTGTTCAAGCTTCAATAAGCAtgcaaaaagcatttattttgtcaCTGTCCCAATAGCTGCTGTAAAGCAAATAGCCCTTTTCGCGGAATTTCGTACCTGTTCAATAAATTTACACATTTCCAGAAGAGACATATGGGGAAgtgtttgaaagaagaagaaGCCATATGCGTAGATATCCTTCAGAGTGATTTTAGAAGTGTTATTTGAAGGTAAAAAACAGACATACAGCTGCTTTAACTGCTGAAGCCGAATcgtaagtgaaataaaaagtaaagctCCGATTAGGAAATTCATTCAAGTTTATAGCAACATGAGGAAGAGTAGCTATTGTGATATAACAGTTTTAGCTGAATTATTACAAGTCCTCCTTTTCTAAACTCAACCAGTTTCAAACAACTGGAGGTTGGAAAAATGTatatgcatcatttttttttttttttttttttacagatatcttttattcttttcaaggctcatttgtttgatcaaaatgaagcaaaacagtaatattgtgaaatattattacaatttaaaataactgttttctgttttcatatattttaaagtgcaatgTTTTTCTGCGATGGCAAAATTTCAGAATTTCAGCAGTCATTAGCCTTCTTCAGTTATGTgtctcttcagaaatcattctgatgtgctAATAtggtgtttaagaaacatttgattattattattattgttattatcagtgttgaaaatctttttttttcaggattctttgatgaataaaaaaaagttaaaaaacggtataaatattaacttttaacatcagaaatgtctttactgccacttttaatCAATgcatgctttataaataaaagtattatttcctTTTGTTTGGCACTTCTtctgaaacaataaataaaagtctAGATTCTAAATTcttaaatgtattgatttaatttCTTATGATCATTTTGGAATTACACAACAGACAAACATGCTTAGTTTTAGCCTCCAGTTATTGGTTTTTGTGTTGGTTTATTTATGTGGGGATATGTGCATAAGAGGCCAAAATGAACTCCTGTTCTTGTCCATCTAAAGTTTAGTTTGTGTATTAAGGTGTGTTCTCACCTGTAGGGCTGGACATATACAAGCCCTTCCCTGATCAGAACACATTAACAGTGTACAGAGAGAGAGGATAACACTCAGAGAGACTGGTTATAACTCATTAATACATTACTGCGCTGAACAATACCTCTGTGCAAGGCCTACAGGTAAGAAAAACCTTACTTAAACTATCATTTTGATCACGTACATATACAGTCCTTGTTATGATACAGTATGTGCCaaagttttacttttttaaaatggactcataacaacaacaaaaacaggttACATTATCTTAATGAATAACTAACCTCTTTGCAATGCAAGGAAACCCTCTTAATGACTCGTTGATGGAATTTTTACTTGGTTATATTCCAGATTAGATATTATTTGCAACAGAAATGTATGAATTTGTCATATCGAATCAAAAGATCCTGCATTTTTTTACTCACGCTGGGAAATACGAGACTAATCCATGTCATCGATTAGGATTAATGGGAAAGCCTGTGCTGACTATTGTTTAAAAAGCTTTGTCAATAAACAGTATAAGCCAGTCATTCAGGAGAGAAAGCACACAAAACTATTAAATATGAAGTGCTTGTACAGTAGATAGTGCTTTTTCATTAGTAATGAGCTGTTTGTTAGTAGAGCAATCATGAATGTTATTAATGTAACACGATCATGCAAAAGATGAAATGCTATTAAGACTGGATCATATACAGTATGACCAGCAGTTTGTCTATTTTCTCACTATATACCATTTTCTGATtctatatttctgtttgtttggaGTGAATTAGTATATTAGTAGATTTTTTACGACTGGATTGGATTATTCTGGATGCTGTCTTCTACATCCTGCTAAATTGCTCATGCTCCACCCTCAACACTATATTTCAGTGAATATTCTCGCGCCCCAGTTTCTAAGCAACAGTTGTGCTGTGATTATGAAAGGTCAGCATTTCTTTTCACTGTAAGCCTTGCGTTTTATGAGAGGAGAACGGTTGCTGATGtgtagttgttgtttgtttgcacTATGCTTCTAATAAGATTCACAGCTTGTCTGAAtctgccttttaaatatattctgaagCAAAGCCGTTTGCTGGACACGGATGATGAAACATCTCAGAGACATTTTGGCCAAAGTATGACTCCACAGTTGCgaaatatttcacataatttgTAATGTGAATAGTGACGTTTTAAATGAGTGCCTCAGTGTTAGGAGTGaagcacctttaaaaaaaaaaaagtttgaatttagAAATGTAGAATTCAGTTAAAATTTAGATTCACAGTGTCAAAATGTGCTTCGGCGTACCTGACGTTTTATTGTCAGTTGTGATGCATTATGCTGTGTTTATGGTTTGTAATTCAGAGAGATTTAGCATTGAGATTTCTTCTCAGAATACAGGAGAATGATGGAAACTCAGGATGAGTTAAAAAACATCCAACCAAAACCTGGCCTGCAGATCTGGACCATCAATGTAAGAAATCACTGTTGTTTTCTCCAAttaagcatatttatatatatatatatatatagacacacacaaacacacacacaaacaaacattgtattaatgtattattttgttttatgtttcttCAGAAAATGAAAATGGTCCCTGTCCCAGAGCAAGCACATGGAAATTTTTTTGAAGGTGACTGCTACATTATTCTTAATGTAAGTGAGCTGGTATTCAATCTTATTCACATGACACACTGTAGGTCATTTTAAATAGTGCTTTTAGAAAGAGTTGCTCCAGTATTTGTAGTGCTCCAGTTGACAATAAATGACTAGAATTTATGTCCTTTGGAACACAGAGGAAGTTAACATTATGGATGTtttaatgctgctcttttccagtcATAATCagtggtgattttttttctgatttattaaaaatagtgctgtcaaacgattcattgcatccaaaataaaggtttttgtttatgcaatatatttgtgtgtactgtgtatatttattatgtatatatataaagacacacacatagagtatatattttgaaaatatttacatgtatttacatgtaatttacatgtaatgtatttacatgtaatgtaatgtttatatattatatattatttatataaataatatgaatattatttatataaataatatataatatataaacattacattacagatttttcttaattagacacatgcatgtgtttgtagttatatatacataataaatatacacagtacacacatatattatgtaaacaaaatcttttattttggatgcgataaatcgtttgacaacactaattaaaaatatattattcaaagatttttatttttttattattataagatattaatgtaaataaatacgtaattgtaaataaaataaatagattttaattaacATGAATACTTTCagattaattaacttttttctttcttaatattctataatatttaaattattaatttattattactaatgATATATGTTCTTAAGCACATGTATGAGCACATATCTGTCTTCAGGTGAGCAACAGCGCCACACAATCCGCTGACATCCACTACTGGATAGGCAACACGTCCTCTCAGGACGAGCAGGGGGCGGCAGCCGTCTATGTGACGCAGCTGGATAAGTGTCTCGGCGGCAGTCCGGTTCAATACCGGGAGGTCCAGGGATGTGAATCAGTCAAATTCAAAAGCTACTTCAAGAATGGCCTCATGTGAGTGAAATAACAACATTTTGGGTTGCTCCTACCAATTCCATGACAGTATGATTATGTCTATACTTTCCTGTTCCCTGTAGATATAAAAAAGGAGGTGTGGGATCAGGATTCACACATGTGGAGACCAATGTGTATAACATTCAGCGCCTGCTTCATGTCAAAGGAACCAAACAAGTGACTGCAAGAGAGGTGAACTGCTGTAGCGGACACGTCGAATCACAAAACTACAATAGTGAAGGCTCACTCCATGAATATTAAATAGTTGATACTTGCTTTGTAATCTTACAGGAGCATACAATTACCGACCCTAAATATGTTAACGGAGATGTGTGACAGTGATAAAGGCAACTAGTGTACATAATTTCACTCAAGTGTGTTTGTCTGCAGGTGGAGGTTTCCTGGAGCAGTTTTAATCTAGGGGACATATTCCTGCTGGACATGGGAAAAACAATTGTACAATGGAATGGTCCTCAAAGCAACAGACAAGAAAAATTAAAGGTAATTGAAAAAATGGGGGATGATACTGTgctggatataaaataaaatgttgtatggATCTCCATTGTTCTCCTGTCCTCTCCTGTCTTTCGTAGGCCATTCTGCTGGCTCAGGACATCAGGGACCGGGAGCGTGGAGGCCGGGCTCAGATTGGTGTGATTGATGGTGGGCAGGAAGAAGCCTCTCCTGAGCTGATTAAGATCATGACATCTGTTTTAGGTCAGAGGACTGGACACCTGAAAGAGCCAATCCCTGATGATAAACCAGACCAAAACCAGACCTCCAACGTCAAACTGTACCAGTATgaacactttaatctgtttgcaTTATAAAGTCTTATTCAGGATGGCAttgtcaatctatctatctatctatctatctatctatctatctatctatctatctatctatctatctatctatctatctatctatctatctatctgtctgtctgtctgtctgtctgtctgtctgtctgtctgtctgactttttatctgtctgtctgacggTCTGTatatctctctttctgtctttctgactgtttatttgtctgactctctgtctgtctgactctctctctgtctgtctgtctgtctgtctgtctgtctgactttttatctgtctgtctgacggTCTGTatatctctctttctgtcttactgactgtttatttgtctgactgtttatctgtctgtctttctgttcgTCGCCTTTTTTATCGCTCTATTGTTTTATTGTGCTATCATTTTAGCATCGTGCCTGTCTCTCTTTCTATTgtctttctttttatctttttcctggctgtctatcattctatctatcattctgtttcCATTTTATCTATCGTTTTATCACTCTGTCTACCATTCTATGTCGTTCCattgttgtattattttgtctGTAGTTCTGTCTAGAAGTTCTATTTATCTTTCtatctattgttttattataaatatatgtctgtctctctatcatactatctattattttatctttttattgttatgtctgtctgtttgtctgtgctATCTAGCTATCTCTCTCAATATATCATGATTATTTGATGTTTAGAATGCTGATAATTCAGAATTAACATCTAAGCATTCTGTTATTCTCAGTGTATCTGATGCCAGTGGTCAGCTGTTGGTACAGGAAGTGGCTTCCAGTCCACTGACCCAGGATTTGCTGAGTTCCACTGTGAGAGACATGATGTCTACCAAAACACCCACAGTATCATTATATGATGCACAGCTATCTGTGGATTACTCTAAGATGTATGTTTTGTTTGCAGGATTGCTATATTTTAGATCAAGGTGGCAGCTCAGTAATGGTCTGGAAAGGAAAAGCAGCATCAGATGAAGAGAGACGCTCAGCACTGAGTCGTGCGGTTGTAAGCATCTGTGTTTGACTAgtactatatttatttaatgtcactACTCTATTGTGTCATAACTGGTGCACACAAATATTCATTTCTCAGAGCTTTATAAAAGCGAAGAACTATCCATCCAACACAAAAGTTGAGGTTATGAGTGAAGGAGGAGAATCTGCCATGTTTAAACATCTCTTTAGGTCCTGGAAAGAAAAAGGTCAAACTCAAGGACTGGGAATGACGCATTCAGTAGGAAAGATAGGTGATTCATCATTCCGCATTATTTCTCATGTGAGGGTGTAGATGTTTCAACACTGTCGTGTTAGTATATGCATcaatcttttattttgtcagaCTGATTGTAAACACACCTGTTATTGCAGCTAAAGTGGATCAGGTGAAGTTTGACGTCATGGAGCTTCACGCTCAACCAAAGCTGGCTGCTCAGGAGCGGATGGTGGATGATGCCTCTGGACATGTTCAGGtctaataaaatgatataataccTGAACTCAGAAGTTTGGTATTGTTACCACACCACAACAGACAAATGCTGCTCTCTTTTGTGTTCAGGTTTGGCGCATTGAGAACCTTGAACTGAAGGAGGTAAACCCAAGCACATATGGACAGTTCTATGGAGGAGACTGTTATCTAGTGTTGTACACCTACAACAGAGCCAACAAACCACAGTACATCCTCTACATGTGGCAGGTGAGGAGCATAACATGCATACTCCATTTCCAACACAATATACACTGAAATTAAGTTAAGTCATGTTTTAATATGTGGAGACAACATAGTTACAGATCCAGTGGCCCAACATAAGTACTTTAGGACCATAAATTCAAACAAATTAGTTTAATTCTACTAGATAACAaattctggggaaaaaaaattgtcagttgtCATAAACAAATAATGCTATATATTTTCTGAAAGCTACCTTCCCTTCTGAGTGTTATTTTGCAGTGACTTTGAAGTTTGGTTGTTCTCCACTTTTTTTTGAGAAAACAGTTTACTATAAAAGTTTTTGTGCTAAATGTTggagaaagttatttttaaatgcatttgatgcattacaatattacataactccataaaaagtaactaatcatgtaacttagttacttttttatggaaagAAATGCATTATGTTACGTTTGTGTAACCTTGTGTAATGGGCTAggcttgcttatttgttttttaataaaaataaaaaatatatatttttggcaactataaaggccctttcacatcaaaagtgaaattgattaatactttgcgtaaacatttgggcggcgtttagcaaatcttcctacatagtgacgtagacatgtgggggcgtgtttaaacaagctgTTTTATGGACAAGTCtaaaattttataaagaatatctctttggattttagactttagtctttgcaactttacagatcttcattatgcaccaagaacttgtaacactccaaagagaaaaattaaaagcgcatcatatgacccctttaaaataaatgtcactttaatattttgttatataatggcATTCATTTAAGTGTGACATAAGTGGAGCcactgtatataaaatgtattacatagctacagtacaaaataaacaatgcaaATTGAATATACAGATATTCACATGTATTGCAGAAAAGCTATAAATACACAACATTACAATCTGGATGTACACATTGAAGATCTTATGACATGAAGCATGTGTTCTCCAGGGTCGCCATGCTACACAGGATGAGGTGACGGCATGTGCTTATCAAGCGGTGAATTTGGATAACAAATACAATGGAGCCCCAACGCAGGTCAGAGTGGTCATGGGAAAAGAGCCCAGACATTTCCTGGCCATCTTTAAGGGCAGACTCATCATTTTTGAGGTGATTGTGCCTTCATTCTTATGGAACATATCActctaaattgtaaatatttttttttatgatctgaATTATTAACCACCTTATTTATTTACGTACTTACTGTACACTGTAATAGAATATATCAATATGATGTCTTGCAACTTTTGTAGTATTATATGggtttactttttctttttttaagtatgtatcgataaatactaaatactaaatgtCGATTGTTTCTTAGGGTGGGACCGGCAGACCGGGGGTTGTGAACCCTGACCCTGGTGCCAGACTCTTCCAGGTCAGAGGGACACATGAGATGAACACCAAAGCAACAGAGGTGCCCTCCCGAGCCGCCTCTCTCAACACCAATGACGTCTTTCTGCTCAAAACTCAGCAGAATGTCTTCCTGTGGTATGGCAAGGCAagtataagtatatataaatatacgcTCATTAATTcaatagaataataaaatgtagGAATCatcaaattattgaaataaatgcatacatacattatCAGTTGACTAAAACTTAAAGGtataacattaaaacaagcaaaacataACAATTATAG
The window above is part of the Carassius auratus strain Wakin unplaced genomic scaffold, ASM336829v1 scaf_tig00023280, whole genome shotgun sequence genome. Proteins encoded here:
- the LOC113077822 gene encoding advillin-like isoform X1 codes for the protein MLLIRFTACLNLPFKYILKQSRLLDTDDETSQRHFGQKYRRMMETQDELKNIQPKPGLQIWTINKMKMVPVPEQAHGNFFEGDCYIILNVSNSATQSADIHYWIGNTSSQDEQGAAAVYVTQLDKCLGGSPVQYREVQGCESVKFKSYFKNGLIYKKGGVGSGFTHVETNVYNIQRLLHVKGTKQVTAREVEVSWSSFNLGDIFLLDMGKTIVQWNGPQSNRQEKLKAILLAQDIRDRERGGRAQIGVIDGGQEEASPELIKIMTSVLGQRTGHLKEPIPDDKPDQNQTSNVKLYHVSDASGQLLVQEVASSPLTQDLLSSTDCYILDQGGSSVMVWKGKAASDEERRSALSRAVSFIKAKNYPSNTKVEVMSEGGESAMFKHLFRSWKEKGQTQGLGMTHSVGKIAKVDQVKFDVMELHAQPKLAAQERMVDDASGHVQVWRIENLELKEVNPSTYGQFYGGDCYLVLYTYNRANKPQYILYMWQGRHATQDEVTACAYQAVNLDNKYNGAPTQVRVVMGKEPRHFLAIFKGRLIIFEGGTGRPGVVNPDPGARLFQVRGTHEMNTKATEVPSRAASLNTNDVFLLKTQQNVFLWYGKGCSGDEREMGKAVADLLSEQDKQIVMEGQEPAAFWVVLGGKAPYASDKRLETEVALHEPRLFECSNQTGRFLMTEVADFTQDDLDEDDVMLLDTWEEIFLWIGNSANQYETQESYNSAADYLKTHPAGRDPGTPITSVKQGYEPPTFTGWFNAWDAHKWSGGLSYEEMKSKLGDISQITVNLNNTSLNKKTEGGGGSYSAPGGPGNIKSHNQRMSSSIFTAHVDQSPSRAKPSGMLHSEQLGKAPQHQQPQGVNPEKQEEYLTDAEFENLLGCTRDSFQRLPKWRQNDLKKKAGLF
- the LOC113077822 gene encoding villin-1-like isoform X2, with the protein product MLLIRFTACLNLPFKYILKQSRLLDTDDETSQRHFGQKYRRMMETQDELKNIQPKPGLQIWTINKMKMVPVPEQAHGNFFEGDCYIILNVSNSATQSADIHYWIGNTSSQDEQGAAAVYVTQLDKCLGGSPVQYREVQGCESVKFKSYFKNGLIYKKGGVGSGFTHVETNVYNIQRLLHVKGTKQVTAREVEVSWSSFNLGDIFLLDMGKTIVQWNGPQSNRQEKLKAILLAQDIRDRERGGRAQIGVIDGGQEEASPELIKIMTSVLGQRTGHLKEPIPDDKPDQNQTSNVKLYHVSDASGQLLVQEVASSPLTQDLLSSTDCYILDQGGSSVMVWKGKAASDEERRSALSRAVSFIKAKNYPSNTKVEVMSEGGESAMFKHLFRSWKEKGQTQGLGMTHSVGKIAKVDQVKFDVMELHAQPKLAAQERMVDDASGHVQVWRIENLELKEVNPSTYGQFYGGDCYLVLYTYNRANKPQYILYMWQGRHATQDEVTACAYQAVNLDNKYNGAPTQVRVVMGKEPRHFLAIFKGRLIIFEGGTGRPGVVNPDPGARLFQVRGTHEMNTKATEVPSRAASLNTNDVFLLKTQQNVFLWYGKGCSGDEREMGKAVADLLSEQDKQIVMEGQEPAAFWVVLGGKAPYASDKRLETEVALHEPRLFECSNQTGRFLMTEVADFTQDDLDEDDVMLLDTWEEIFLWIGNSANQYETQESYNSAADYLKTHPAGRDPGTPITSVKQGYEPPTFTGWFNAWDAHKWSNLNNTSLNKKTEGGGGSYSAPGGPGNIKSHNQRMSSSIFTAHVDQSPSRAKPSGMLHSEQLGKAPQHQQPQGVNPEKQEEYLTDAEFENLLGCTRDSFQRLPKWRQNDLKKKAGLF
- the LOC113077822 gene encoding advillin-like isoform X3 yields the protein MMETQDELKNIQPKPGLQIWTINKMKMVPVPEQAHGNFFEGDCYIILNVSNSATQSADIHYWIGNTSSQDEQGAAAVYVTQLDKCLGGSPVQYREVQGCESVKFKSYFKNGLIYKKGGVGSGFTHVETNVYNIQRLLHVKGTKQVTAREVEVSWSSFNLGDIFLLDMGKTIVQWNGPQSNRQEKLKAILLAQDIRDRERGGRAQIGVIDGGQEEASPELIKIMTSVLGQRTGHLKEPIPDDKPDQNQTSNVKLYHVSDASGQLLVQEVASSPLTQDLLSSTDCYILDQGGSSVMVWKGKAASDEERRSALSRAVSFIKAKNYPSNTKVEVMSEGGESAMFKHLFRSWKEKGQTQGLGMTHSVGKIAKVDQVKFDVMELHAQPKLAAQERMVDDASGHVQVWRIENLELKEVNPSTYGQFYGGDCYLVLYTYNRANKPQYILYMWQGRHATQDEVTACAYQAVNLDNKYNGAPTQVRVVMGKEPRHFLAIFKGRLIIFEGGTGRPGVVNPDPGARLFQVRGTHEMNTKATEVPSRAASLNTNDVFLLKTQQNVFLWYGKGCSGDEREMGKAVADLLSEQDKQIVMEGQEPAAFWVVLGGKAPYASDKRLETEVALHEPRLFECSNQTGRFLMTEVADFTQDDLDEDDVMLLDTWEEIFLWIGNSANQYETQESYNSAADYLKTHPAGRDPGTPITSVKQGYEPPTFTGWFNAWDAHKWSGGLSYEEMKSKLGDISQITVNLNNTSLNKKTEGGGGSYSAPGGPGNIKSHNQRMSSSIFTAHVDQSPSRAKPSGMLHSEQLGKAPQHQQPQGVNPEKQEEYLTDAEFENLLGCTRDSFQRLPKWRQNDLKKKAGLF